One genomic window of Desulfovibrio subterraneus includes the following:
- a CDS encoding sirohydrochlorin cobaltochelatase — protein sequence MFLSRLTKTILTFMLVLALALPAFAGHGKQAAERNGILLVAFGTTIPEARAAFTNIEEEVRKAFPDTEVRWAYSAKQVRHTIKENEGTAILSPAAALAHMGDEGFTRVAVQSLHTIPGAEFHDLLRIVAAFRNMPKGTRTVTLGEALLSSPDDMEKAAKALVSTFPAERKKADAVVLMGHGTHHPANIYYPGLQYYLSKVDPNAYVGTVEGVPSLEDVVAELKARKSRTVWLMPLMAVAGDHARNDMAGPEPDSWKSVLEKEGFTVHTVLRGTGESDAVVSIWVEHLRDAFAGLDD from the coding sequence ATGTTTCTTTCACGTCTGACGAAAACCATCCTCACGTTCATGCTGGTTCTCGCCCTTGCGCTGCCCGCCTTTGCCGGACACGGCAAGCAGGCTGCCGAACGCAACGGCATTCTGCTCGTCGCCTTCGGCACCACCATTCCCGAAGCGCGCGCCGCATTCACCAACATTGAGGAAGAAGTGCGCAAAGCTTTCCCTGACACGGAAGTACGCTGGGCCTATTCGGCCAAGCAGGTGCGACACACCATCAAGGAGAATGAAGGAACCGCAATACTCTCTCCCGCCGCCGCTCTGGCGCACATGGGCGATGAGGGCTTCACCCGCGTGGCTGTGCAGTCGCTGCACACCATCCCCGGAGCCGAATTTCACGACCTTCTCCGCATCGTGGCCGCATTCCGCAACATGCCCAAGGGCACCCGCACGGTAACGCTGGGCGAGGCACTGCTCTCTTCCCCCGACGATATGGAAAAGGCAGCCAAGGCGCTTGTTTCCACCTTCCCTGCCGAACGCAAGAAGGCAGACGCCGTGGTGCTCATGGGTCACGGCACGCACCATCCTGCAAATATCTACTACCCCGGCCTGCAGTACTACCTTTCCAAGGTTGACCCCAACGCCTATGTAGGCACGGTTGAAGGCGTTCCCTCCCTTGAGGATGTCGTGGCCGAACTGAAGGCCCGCAAGTCCCGCACCGTATGGCTTATGCCTCTGATGGCCGTTGCAGGGGACCATGCCCGCAACGACATGGCCGGCCCCGAACCGGACAGCTGGAAAAGTGTGCTGGAAAAGGAAGGCTTTACCGTGCACACCGTGCTGCGCGGCACCGGCGAATCTGACGCCGTGGTCAGCATCTGGGTGGAGCACCTGCGCGACGCCTTTGCCGGTCTGGACGACTAG
- a CDS encoding FecCD family ABC transporter permease, whose product MTAVTGNNAQHPAQTESRSRRFRLTALCALAACVVSVAAACLFGPVDIPAAKVFSLLWLKLSGTEADRADVAATLVVWDIRLGRIVLSLMVGAALGMAGTVFQGILRNPLADPFTLGVSSGAAFGASLAIMLGVSATLPLLPFVGTLPAAAMTGALAALFAVIMLGRSGGRLRRESLVLAGVVIASFLAALISLVKSLDEESVASIVFWIMGSLQGRGWRECALVLPWFGIGCLLIWRFSRELDILALGDTQARQLGMNADRVRLWLLIGASMLTGASVAVSGVIGFVGLVVPHLMRMAQGGEHRPLLVSSALAGGLLLLWSDVLARTILPEGAELPVGVVTALLGGPFFCLLLRRRMREDGI is encoded by the coding sequence ATGACCGCCGTCACCGGAAATAACGCGCAGCACCCGGCGCAGACAGAAAGCCGCAGCAGGCGTTTTCGCCTTACGGCTCTGTGCGCGCTGGCTGCCTGCGTCGTCTCGGTGGCGGCGGCCTGTCTTTTCGGCCCCGTGGATATTCCCGCAGCCAAGGTGTTTTCGCTGCTCTGGCTCAAGCTCTCCGGAACTGAGGCAGATAGGGCGGATGTTGCCGCAACTCTTGTGGTATGGGACATCCGGCTTGGCAGGATTGTGCTTTCACTCATGGTGGGCGCGGCGCTGGGCATGGCAGGAACCGTATTTCAGGGCATTCTGCGCAACCCGCTGGCAGACCCCTTTACACTGGGCGTTTCCAGCGGTGCGGCATTCGGTGCATCGCTCGCCATCATGCTGGGCGTTTCCGCCACACTGCCGCTGCTGCCCTTTGTGGGTACACTGCCCGCAGCCGCCATGACCGGAGCGCTTGCCGCCCTGTTTGCCGTCATCATGCTCGGCCGCTCCGGCGGCAGGCTGCGCCGCGAATCGCTGGTGCTTGCCGGTGTGGTAATTGCCTCCTTCCTTGCCGCGCTCATTTCGCTGGTCAAATCGCTGGATGAAGAATCCGTGGCATCCATTGTCTTCTGGATCATGGGCAGCCTGCAGGGGCGCGGCTGGCGCGAATGTGCACTGGTTCTGCCGTGGTTCGGCATCGGCTGCCTGCTCATCTGGCGCTTTTCGCGCGAGCTGGACATTCTCGCCCTCGGTGATACGCAGGCCAGACAACTGGGAATGAACGCCGACCGTGTACGCCTGTGGCTGCTCATCGGTGCCAGCATGCTCACGGGCGCTTCCGTTGCAGTTTCCGGTGTCATCGGGTTTGTGGGCCTTGTGGTGCCGCACCTCATGCGCATGGCGCAGGGCGGCGAGCACAGGCCGCTGCTGGTCAGCTCCGCCCTTGCGGGCGGCCTTTTGCTGCTCTGGTCCGACGTGCTTGCACGCACCATACTGCCCGAAGGTGCCGAGCTGCCCGTGGGCGTTGTCACCGCCCTGCTCGGCGGCCCCTTCTTCTGCCTGCTGCTCAGACGGCGCATGCGTGAGGACGGCATATGA
- a CDS encoding superoxide dismutase: MHAGAEGYIANGFSGVGSVQGRAAGAAGMINMAGMVGMANADGKDGRESVSTVSSQKAVRYEVVLPYRESALEPYISARAIRRHAGRHMQRYSEEVTRLCAGTGLAGRNLEAVMTGAHLLGMQRLTECACHLHNHQTYWQSMRPGGGGRPRGALMEAIIRSYGTWENFVSVFRSRALNRLWTGWLWLVKDGSNVMLMHDTGISSPVLQGKAVLLALDMWECAYFMDYGEDREAYVDVFLGHLVNWEAAGLLFTAC, from the coding sequence ATGCATGCTGGTGCAGAGGGATATATTGCAAACGGTTTTTCAGGTGTGGGGAGTGTGCAGGGCAGGGCGGCGGGGGCTGCCGGTATGATCAATATGGCCGGTATGGTCGGTATGGCTAATGCGGACGGTAAGGACGGTCGGGAGAGCGTATCCACCGTATCTTCCCAAAAGGCGGTGCGGTATGAGGTCGTTCTGCCCTACAGGGAGAGCGCGCTGGAGCCGTATATCTCGGCGCGGGCAATCCGGCGTCACGCTGGCAGGCACATGCAGCGCTACAGCGAAGAGGTCACCCGCCTCTGCGCCGGAACCGGACTTGCCGGACGAAACCTGGAAGCCGTCATGACGGGGGCGCATCTGCTTGGAATGCAGCGGCTGACAGAGTGTGCCTGCCATCTGCACAACCACCAGACGTATTGGCAGAGCATGCGGCCGGGCGGCGGAGGGCGTCCCCGCGGGGCGCTCATGGAAGCCATAATCAGAAGCTACGGCACGTGGGAGAATTTTGTCTCCGTATTCCGCTCACGCGCGCTCAACAGGTTATGGACCGGGTGGCTCTGGCTGGTGAAGGATGGCAGCAATGTCATGCTCATGCACGATACAGGAATAAGTTCTCCAGTATTGCAGGGCAAAGCAGTTCTGCTGGCTCTGGATATGTGGGAATGCGCCTATTTCATGGATTACGGCGAAGACAGAGAGGCATATGTGGACGTCTTTCTTGGGCATCTTGTGAACTGGGAGGCTGCCGGACTGCTCTTCACGGCTTGCTAG
- a CDS encoding nucleoside recognition domain-containing protein encodes MTETQQPSSAPAATHSEATANAALANHKRRKGRTGAVARILPFILCAGALFLIVRHDPSLLAWAKAWPRLVHPLLRMLLYLGIGLLVGLAVEGMGWAPMLARMVRPLMRFGNLRDESGAAFTAAFFSGTTANTMLMNYWQDGRITQQEMRLSYLVNTGLPVFLLHLPTTFFIVVPMTRTAGIIYLSINAVAALARTIAVLAWSRIRLAAAAGLPQATAAMPESRKTTLQKVLDAFRKRFKRIVTITAPVYFLMYALNQTGVFEQLRDAFSHWAVTGLLPVEAAGVVVFSVAAEFTSGIAAAGALLDAGTLTTQQIVLALILGTIVATPIRALRHQLPSHAGVFTPRLGLVMLLQSQFIRIASLLAVTWIYLALA; translated from the coding sequence TTGACCGAGACACAACAGCCCTCATCCGCACCGGCAGCAACGCATTCCGAAGCCACCGCAAACGCCGCCCTCGCCAATCACAAAAGGCGTAAGGGACGCACCGGGGCTGTGGCCCGCATTCTTCCTTTCATCCTGTGCGCAGGCGCCCTGTTTCTCATCGTCCGGCACGATCCTTCCCTGCTCGCATGGGCAAAGGCGTGGCCCAGGCTGGTGCACCCCCTGCTGCGCATGCTACTGTATCTGGGCATCGGTCTTCTTGTCGGCCTTGCGGTGGAAGGGATGGGCTGGGCTCCCATGCTGGCCCGTATGGTCCGCCCGCTGATGCGGTTCGGCAATCTGCGCGACGAGTCCGGCGCGGCCTTCACGGCGGCGTTCTTTTCCGGCACCACGGCCAATACCATGCTCATGAACTACTGGCAGGACGGCAGAATCACACAGCAGGAGATGCGCCTTTCCTATCTCGTAAACACGGGCCTGCCCGTCTTTCTGCTGCACCTGCCCACCACCTTTTTCATCGTAGTGCCCATGACGCGCACCGCCGGTATCATCTATCTTTCCATCAATGCCGTGGCGGCCCTTGCCCGCACCATAGCCGTGCTGGCGTGGAGCCGGATACGCCTTGCCGCAGCCGCAGGCCTTCCCCAGGCAACCGCAGCCATGCCCGAAAGCCGCAAGACCACGCTCCAGAAAGTGCTGGATGCCTTCCGCAAACGGTTCAAGCGCATCGTCACCATAACGGCTCCGGTCTATTTTCTGATGTATGCCCTGAACCAGACGGGCGTGTTTGAACAACTGCGTGATGCCTTTTCCCATTGGGCCGTCACGGGCCTGCTGCCTGTGGAGGCTGCCGGAGTGGTGGTCTTTTCCGTAGCTGCGGAATTCACCTCAGGCATTGCCGCGGCAGGGGCCCTGCTGGATGCAGGCACGCTCACCACACAGCAGATCGTGCTTGCACTCATTCTCGGCACCATTGTGGCCACCCCCATCCGCGCGCTGCGGCATCAGCTGCCTTCGCATGCCGGGGTGTTCACGCCGCGTCTGGGCCTTGTCATGCTGCTGCAGAGCCAGTTCATCCGCATTGCGAGCCTGCTTGCGGTTACATGGATCTATCTCGCTCTCGCCTGA